In Oryza brachyantha chromosome 2, ObraRS2, whole genome shotgun sequence, a single window of DNA contains:
- the LOC121053572 gene encoding glycine-rich protein 2-like, with protein sequence MAERVKGTVKWFNTTKGFGFITPEDGGEDLFVHQSSLKSDGYRSLNDGEAVEFTIGSGDDGRTKALDVTAPGGGPLAAGSRPSGGGGGGDRGGGGGRYGGGGDRGYGGGGDRGYGGGGGDRGYGGGGGGDRGYGGDRGYGGGDRGYGGGGDRGYGGGGGGRGCYKCGEEGHIARDCSQNGGGGGGCYSCGESGHFSRECPNKNY encoded by the coding sequence ATGGCGGAGAGGGTGAAGGGGACGGTGAAGTGGTTCAACACCACCAAGGGGTTCGGCTTCATCACcccggaggacggcggcgaggacctCTTCGTCCACCAGTCGTCGCTCAAGTCCGACGGCTACCGCAGCCTCAACGACGGGGAGGCCGTCGAGTTCACCATcggctccggcgacgacggccgcacCAAGGCCCTCGACGTCACCGCTCCCGGCGGTggcccgctcgccgccggctcccgccccagtggcggcggcggaggcggcgaccgcggcggTGGGGGAGGCCGCTACGGTGGTGGAGGCGACCGCGGAtacggcggaggtggtgaccgCGGCtacggtggcggaggaggcgacCGTGGctacggtggcggcggaggaggtgacCGTGGCTACGGTGGCGACCGCGGCTACGGCGGAGGTGACCGCGGCTACGGGGGCGGGGGCGATCGTGGCTACgggggcgggggaggcggccgCGGGTGCTACAAGTGCGGCGAGGAGGGCCACATTGCCAGGGACTGCAGccagaacggcggcggcggcggcggttgctaCAGCTGCGGCGAGTCCGGCCACTTCTCGCGCGAGTGCCCCAACAAGAACTACTAG
- the LOC102722085 gene encoding probable 4-hydroxy-tetrahydrodipicolinate reductase 1, chloroplastic produces MLASTFAAHPAAAAAARRQRRPVCPRQPFCSQIGVATPRPLMARLSITNALASQSLESSPAAPPKLSFPILVNSCTGKMGKAVAEAALSAGLQLVPVSFSAIEVPDGKVEICDREIYIHDPSEGERILPSIAKDYPDMIVVDYTVPDAVNANAELYCKLGLPFVMGTTGGNRQLLHKTVEDANVYAVISPQMGKQVVAFLAAMEIMAKQFPGAFSGYKLEVMESHQATKLDLSGTAKAVISCFQNLGVSFDLNEVKQVRDPQEQIALVGVPEEHLSGHAFHMYHLTSPDETVSFEFQHNVCGRSIYAEGTVDAALFLHKKIQSGANKKLYDMIDVLREGNMR; encoded by the exons ATGCTCGCCTCTACCTTTGCCGCGCACCCCGCTGCCGCTGCAGCAGCCAGGCGACAGCGACGCCCGGTCTGCCCGCGCCAGCCATTCTGCTCCCAAATCGGCGTGGCGACGCCGAGGCCGCTGATGGCGAGGCTTTCGATCACGAACGCCCTTGCTAGTCAGAGCCTCGAGAGCAGCCCTGCAGCTCCTCCCAAGCTCTCGTTTCCGATACTG GTGAATAGTTGTACTGGGAAAATGGGGAAGGCTGTTGCTGAAGCAGCTTTATCCGCTGGTCTTCAGTTAGTTCCTGTATCATTCAGTGCTATTGAGGTTCCTGATGGAAAGGTTGAAATTTGTGATAGAGAGATTTATATTCATGACCCATCTGAAGGAGAACGTATTCTCCCTTCGATTGCCAAGGATTACCCCGATATGATAGTTGTTGACTACACTGTTCCTGATGCTGTTAATG CCAATGCGGAACTTTACTGTAAACTTGGCTTGCCATTTGTAATGGGCACAACTGGTGGAAATAGGCAATTGTTGCACAAAACGGTGGAGGATGCAAATGTGTATGCTGTGATATCCCCACAGATGGGGAAGCAG GTTGTTGCATTTCTTGCTGCCATGGAAATCATGGCAAAGCAATTCCCCGGTGCATTTTCTGGTTACAAACTAGAG GTCATGGAGTCTCATCAAGCTACAAAATTGGACTTATCTGGCACGGCCAAAGCTGTCATCTCTTGCTTTCAGAATTTGGGTGTATCATTTGACTTGAACGAG GTAAAGCAGGTCCGGGATCCCCAGGAACAGATTGCATTGGTTGGTGTGCCAGAAGAACATCTTTCTGGTCATGCATTTCACATGTACCATCTCACATCACCTGACGAGAC AGTTTCATTTGAGTTTCAACACAATGTATGTGGCCGTTCAATATACGCAGAGGGAACTGTGGATGCTGCCCTGTTTCTCCATAAAAAG ATACAATCTGGTGCCAACAAGAAACTATATGATATGATTGATGTCCTAAGAGAGGGCAACATGAGATGA